Proteins encoded by one window of Agelaius phoeniceus isolate bAgePho1 chromosome 3, bAgePho1.hap1, whole genome shotgun sequence:
- the KHK gene encoding ketohexokinase, protein MAAAAGGAAGERRIMCVGLVCLDIISVVEAFPAEDSDTRCLSQRWQRGGNASNSCTVLALLGAPCAFMGSLAPGPAADFIAADFQRRGVDTAHVAWQPRGEVPCACCLVNAASGSRTIVLHDTNLPDVTARDFERVDLSQYRWIHFEARNAAEQGAMLERLERHNRAAAPERRVRISVELEKPREELLPLMGRGQVVFISKDLARHFGYQSAPEALRGLRGRIQPGATLICAWAEEGADALGPDGQLVHSDAFPPETLVDTLGAGDTFNAAVIFALAEGRSLQDALTFGCQIAGRKCGIQGFDGIV, encoded by the exons AtggcggcagcggcgggcggcgcggcgggggaGCGGCGGATCATGTGCGTGGGGCTGGTGTGCCTGGACATCATCAGCGTGGTGGAGGCTTTCCCGGCCGAGGACTCCGACACCAG GTGCCTCTCTCAGCGCTGGCAGCGCGGCGGGAACGCCTCCAACTCCTGCACGGTGCTGGCGCTGCTGGGAGCCCCCTGCGCCTTCATGGGCTCGCTGGCGCCCGGGCCCGCCGCTGA CTTCATCGCGGCCGATTTCCAGCGCCGGGGCGTGGACACGGCGCACGTGGCCTGGCAGCCCCGCGGAGAGGTGCCCTGCGCCTGCTGCCTCGTCAACGCCGCCAGCGGCTCCCGCACCATCGTCCTGCACGACAC GAACCTGCCCGACGTGACAGCCCGCGACTTCGAGCGGGTGGACCTCTCCCAGTACAGGTGGATCCACTTCGAG GCCCGGAACGCGGCGGAGCAGGGCGCGATGCTGGAGCGGCTGGAGCGGCACAACCGGGCGGCGGCGCCGGAGCGGCGGGTCCGGATCTCGGTGGAGCTGGAGAAGCCgcgggaggagctgctgccgcTGATGGGGCGGGGACAAGtg GTGTTCATCAGCAAGGACCTGGCCCGGCACTTCGGGTACCAATCGGCCCCCGAGGCGctgcgggggctgcgggggcgCATCCAGCCAGG GGCCACGCTGATCTGCGCCTGGGCTGAGGAGGGCGCTGATGCCTTGGGGCCCGACGGGCAGCTGGTGCACTCGGATGCCTTCCCCCCAGAGACCCTCGTGGACACgctgggggctggggacaccttcAACGCTGCTGTCATCTTTGCCCTCGCAGAAG ggaggAGCCTGCAGGATGCCCTCACCTTCGGCTGCCAGATCGCAGGCAGGAAATGCGGGATCCAGGGCTTCGATGGCATCGTCTGA
- the CGREF1 gene encoding cell growth regulator with EF hand domain protein 1 translates to MRNAPVMLLLLLLVLLGPAAWAAPRAGTNRPELPVATVVDPHPDPLSPEPPALLLLRSAVQSLGPLEQDVQAMTREQALLYLFVLHDHDQSRRLDGLELLQLLGTVLAQAGGQPEPDMVAALVDQALARQDLNGDGLLDPSELLEPPELPLPGQDKGPPGQPPLEQQAALGAVPGGDTEMPRQDLGLKSPEQAAPEAGEPQTGAPEDGEPQDGAPEDGDPQNGAPEAGAPSMESLQVESPNAEALEAGVVPGAKAPSSDATEEEEAPEAEGPEEQAAPAWRDHGEG, encoded by the exons ATGAGGAACGCGccagtgatgctgctgctgctgctcctggtgctgctggggccaGCGGCATGGGCTGCCCCCAGGGCGGGCACCAACAG GCCTGAGCTCCCCGTGGCCACAGTCGTGGATCCCCATCCCGACCCGCTGAGCCCGGAGCCGCCTGCCCTGCT gctgctgaggagcgctgtgcagagcctggggccCCTGGAGCAGGACGTGCAGGCCATGACACGGGAGCAGG ccctgctctacCTCTTTGTGCTCCACGACCACGACCAGAGCAGGCGCCTGGacgggctggagctgctgcagttaCTGGGCACggtgctggcacaggctggggggcagccagagcctgacatg gtggcTGCACTGGTGGACCAGGCCCTGGCAAGGCAGGACCTGAATGGGGATGGGCTGCTGGACCCCTCCGAGCTGCTGGAGCCCCCCGAGCTGCCCTTGCCTGGTCAGGACAAGGGTCCCCCAGGACAGCCCCCACTAGAGCAGCAGGCAGCgcttggggctgtgcctggtGGGGACACGGAGATGCCAAGGCAGGACCTGGGGTTGAAAAGCCCAGAACAGGCAGCTCCTGAGGCTGGAGAGCCCCAGACTGGAGCCCCTGAGGatggagagccccaggatggagcccctgaggatggagacccccAGAATGGAGCCCCTGAGGCTGGAGCCCCAAGCATGGAATCTCTTCAGGTGGAATCTCCCAATGCTGAGGCCTTGGAGGCAGGAGTTGTCCCTGGGGCCAAAGCCCCCAGTAGTGATGCCACAGAGGAAGAGGAAGCCCCTGAGGCTGAAGGCCCTGAGgagcaggcagccccagcctggagggACCATGGGGAGGGGTAG
- the PREB gene encoding guanine nucleotide-exchange factor SEC12 isoform X2: MAPRRPAELYRAPFPLYTVRLHPRRPLAITAGGGGAAKTGIRNGVHFLQLEQIGGQLSASLLHCHDTETRATMTMALAGDVIAAGQDNSCHILRFSLQEPEAPGAAGKDGSGDKGPRRRRGGSGGGAQGGAQGRAREVRVESLQRVRTDFSPDALQKAVRFSADGALLATGGADGFLRLWEFPSMKKTLEFRAHDGEIEDIALGPDNKVVTAGRDFQCCVWQQDQLVTGLRWHENLPGIPDKAYRYQACRFGAVEGSAGALRLYTVQVPHKRERRPPPCYLTKWDGKSFLPLLTRPCGSEVVSCLSISDSGTFLGLGTVTGSVAIHIAFSLQRLYYVKEAHGIVVTDVAFVPESRPGRELLGGHEAALLSVAVDSRCKLHLLPSRRSLPVWLLLLLCAGLIVATILLLQLAFPGFL; the protein is encoded by the exons ATGGCGCCCCGGCGTCCCGCCGAGCTGTACCGGGCGCCGTTCCCGCTCTACACCGTGCGCCTGCACCCGCGGCGGCCGCTCGCCATCACCGCCGGCGGCGGTGGCGCCGCCAAGACCGGCATCCGCAATGGCGTG CacttcctgcagctggagcagatcGGCGGGCAGCTCAGCGCCTCGCTGCTGCACTGCCACGACACCGAAACCCGCGCCACCATGACCATGGCGCTGGCCGGGGACGTCATTGCCGCCGGGCAGGACAACAGCTGCCACATCCTGCGCTTCAGCCTGCAGGAGCCCGAGGCTCCGGGCGCGGCCGGGAAGGACG GCAGCGGGGACAAGggcccgcggcggcggcggggaggcagcggcggcggggcccAGGGCGGCGCGCAGGGCCGGGCCCGCGAGGTGAGGGTGGAGAGCCTGCAGCGGGTGCGCACCGACTTCAGCCCCGACGCCCTGCAGAAGGCCGTGCGCTTCAGCGCCGACGGAGCCCTGCTCGCCACCGGCGGCGCCGACGGCTTCCTGCGCCTCTGGGAG ttTCCCAGCATGAAGAAGACGCTGGAGTTCAGAGCCCACGATGGGGAAATTGAGGACATCGCACTGGGCCCTGACAACAAG gTGGTGACAGCCGGGAGGGACTTCCAGTGCTGCgtgtggcagcaggaccagCTGGTGACAGGGCTGCGCTGGCACGAGAACCTGCCTGGCATCCCCGACAAGGCCTATCGCTACCAGGCCTGCCG GTTTGGGGCCGTGGAGGGCAGTGCCGGGGCTCTGCGGCTCTACACGGTGCAGGTGCCCCACAAGCGGGAGCGCCGCCCCCCGCCCTGCTACCTGACCAAGTGGGATGGGAAGAGCTTCCTGCCGCTGCTGACGCGGCCCTGCGGCTCCGAGGTGGTCTCCTGCCTCTCCATCAG TGACTCGGGCACgttcctggggctgggcacgGTGACGGGCTCCGTGGCCATCCACATTGCCTTCTCGCTGCAG AGGCTGTACTACGTGAAGGAGGCCCACGGCATCGTGGTGACAGACGTGGCCTTTGTCCCCGAGAGCCGGCCCGGGCGGGAGCTGCTCGGGGGCCACGAGGCCGCCCTGCTCAGCGTGGCCGTGGACAGTCGCTGCAAGCTGCACCTGCTGCCCTCCCGCC gctccctccctgtctggctgctgctgctgctctgtgccggGCTCATCGTGGCcaccatcctgctgctgcagctcgcCTTCCCGGGCTTCCTGTAG
- the PREB gene encoding guanine nucleotide-exchange factor SEC12 isoform X1 has product MAPRRPAELYRAPFPLYTVRLHPRRPLAITAGGGGAAKTGIRNGVHFLQLEQIGGQLSASLLHCHDTETRATMTMALAGDVIAAGQDNSCHILRFSLQEPEAPGAAGKDGSGDKGPRRRRGGSGGGAQGGAQGRAREVRVESLQRVRTDFSPDALQKAVRFSADGALLATGGADGFLRLWEFPSMKKTLEFRAHDGEIEDIALGPDNKQVVTAGRDFQCCVWQQDQLVTGLRWHENLPGIPDKAYRYQACRFGAVEGSAGALRLYTVQVPHKRERRPPPCYLTKWDGKSFLPLLTRPCGSEVVSCLSISDSGTFLGLGTVTGSVAIHIAFSLQRLYYVKEAHGIVVTDVAFVPESRPGRELLGGHEAALLSVAVDSRCKLHLLPSRRSLPVWLLLLLCAGLIVATILLLQLAFPGFL; this is encoded by the exons ATGGCGCCCCGGCGTCCCGCCGAGCTGTACCGGGCGCCGTTCCCGCTCTACACCGTGCGCCTGCACCCGCGGCGGCCGCTCGCCATCACCGCCGGCGGCGGTGGCGCCGCCAAGACCGGCATCCGCAATGGCGTG CacttcctgcagctggagcagatcGGCGGGCAGCTCAGCGCCTCGCTGCTGCACTGCCACGACACCGAAACCCGCGCCACCATGACCATGGCGCTGGCCGGGGACGTCATTGCCGCCGGGCAGGACAACAGCTGCCACATCCTGCGCTTCAGCCTGCAGGAGCCCGAGGCTCCGGGCGCGGCCGGGAAGGACG GCAGCGGGGACAAGggcccgcggcggcggcggggaggcagcggcggcggggcccAGGGCGGCGCGCAGGGCCGGGCCCGCGAGGTGAGGGTGGAGAGCCTGCAGCGGGTGCGCACCGACTTCAGCCCCGACGCCCTGCAGAAGGCCGTGCGCTTCAGCGCCGACGGAGCCCTGCTCGCCACCGGCGGCGCCGACGGCTTCCTGCGCCTCTGGGAG ttTCCCAGCATGAAGAAGACGCTGGAGTTCAGAGCCCACGATGGGGAAATTGAGGACATCGCACTGGGCCCTGACAACAAG caggTGGTGACAGCCGGGAGGGACTTCCAGTGCTGCgtgtggcagcaggaccagCTGGTGACAGGGCTGCGCTGGCACGAGAACCTGCCTGGCATCCCCGACAAGGCCTATCGCTACCAGGCCTGCCG GTTTGGGGCCGTGGAGGGCAGTGCCGGGGCTCTGCGGCTCTACACGGTGCAGGTGCCCCACAAGCGGGAGCGCCGCCCCCCGCCCTGCTACCTGACCAAGTGGGATGGGAAGAGCTTCCTGCCGCTGCTGACGCGGCCCTGCGGCTCCGAGGTGGTCTCCTGCCTCTCCATCAG TGACTCGGGCACgttcctggggctgggcacgGTGACGGGCTCCGTGGCCATCCACATTGCCTTCTCGCTGCAG AGGCTGTACTACGTGAAGGAGGCCCACGGCATCGTGGTGACAGACGTGGCCTTTGTCCCCGAGAGCCGGCCCGGGCGGGAGCTGCTCGGGGGCCACGAGGCCGCCCTGCTCAGCGTGGCCGTGGACAGTCGCTGCAAGCTGCACCTGCTGCCCTCCCGCC gctccctccctgtctggctgctgctgctgctctgtgccggGCTCATCGTGGCcaccatcctgctgctgcagctcgcCTTCCCGGGCTTCCTGTAG